From a region of the Betaproteobacteria bacterium genome:
- the nosZ gene encoding Sec-dependent nitrous-oxide reductase, whose amino-acid sequence MKKFVVNTTALVLAAGFAATAWSAESLQDVMKRRGLSQQDLLAASKTYVPTGKRDEFVAFSSGGQSGQIIVYGIPSMRILKYIGVFTPEPWQGYGFDEESKAVLRQGNIDGKEINWGDTHHPAMSETQGKYDGQYLFINDKANPRLAVIDLRDFETKQIVVNPIFKSEHGGAFVTQNTDYVIEAAQYASPLENKKFFPLEEFNDKYRGGVTYWKFDRKEGRIDPKQSFSLELPPYSQDLSDAGKGPSDGWSFTNSFCSERYVGGIEKGRPPYEAGCSAKDTDYLHVINWKKAAELVAAGKAKKINGHNVIMMETAIKEGILFLVPEPKSPHGVDVTPDGKLLTVAGKLDTHVSVYSFEKIMAAIKAGKFESKDPYGIPVISMKDALHTQVQLGLGPLHTQYDSKPCIAYTSLYVDSQVVKWNYCEGKVLDKISVHYNIGHLMTMEGDSADPKGHYLVALNKLSIDRFTPVGPLHPQNHQLIDISNDKMQLLYDMPVPLGEPHYVVAIEASKLKPGVRYKVGTNSRTDKPSPFGVRAGEEHTDKKGNKIEVFGTLIRSHITPETIEADVGDEVTIHLTNLERAQDETHGFTVSTFNTHASVEPGKTVTVKFKADKEGVYPYYCTEFCSALHLEMQGYLLVKPKGWKPSKTTEAKASYTETDYKATVKKVADTQAVIDSVVGYITSVNFKDFPDVVNMVDDATDQLSKIKEAKGKAEAAAAKKDWDQANLWEEQIWQYQVKAADIGLRAKTYLEQNGAKKVK is encoded by the coding sequence ATGAAGAAATTTGTAGTGAACACCACCGCGCTGGTTCTGGCAGCAGGGTTTGCCGCCACGGCATGGTCTGCCGAATCGCTGCAGGACGTCATGAAGCGTCGCGGCCTTAGCCAGCAGGATCTGCTCGCTGCGTCCAAGACCTACGTCCCGACGGGAAAACGGGACGAATTCGTCGCTTTCAGTTCGGGCGGTCAGTCCGGCCAGATTATCGTGTATGGCATTCCGTCCATGCGTATCCTCAAATACATCGGCGTCTTCACGCCGGAACCTTGGCAGGGCTACGGCTTCGATGAAGAATCCAAGGCTGTGCTGCGTCAGGGCAACATCGACGGCAAGGAAATCAACTGGGGCGATACGCACCACCCGGCCATGTCCGAAACCCAGGGCAAGTACGACGGCCAGTACCTGTTCATCAACGACAAGGCCAATCCGCGCCTCGCCGTGATCGACCTGCGTGACTTCGAAACCAAGCAGATCGTGGTCAATCCGATCTTCAAGTCCGAGCATGGTGGCGCCTTCGTCACACAGAACACCGACTACGTCATTGAAGCTGCCCAGTATGCGTCCCCGCTGGAAAACAAGAAGTTCTTCCCGCTCGAAGAGTTCAACGACAAATACCGTGGTGGCGTGACCTACTGGAAGTTCGACCGCAAGGAAGGTCGCATTGATCCGAAGCAGTCCTTCTCCCTCGAACTGCCGCCGTACAGCCAGGACTTGTCCGACGCTGGGAAAGGCCCGTCCGATGGCTGGTCCTTCACCAATTCCTTCTGTTCCGAGCGCTACGTTGGCGGCATTGAAAAAGGCCGTCCGCCTTATGAAGCCGGTTGCTCCGCCAAGGACACCGACTATCTGCACGTGATCAACTGGAAAAAGGCCGCTGAACTGGTTGCTGCCGGAAAAGCCAAAAAGATCAACGGCCACAATGTGATCATGATGGAAACTGCGATCAAGGAAGGCATCCTCTTCCTGGTGCCGGAACCGAAATCTCCGCACGGCGTAGACGTCACGCCTGATGGCAAGCTGCTCACCGTCGCCGGCAAGCTGGACACCCACGTTTCCGTTTATTCCTTCGAGAAGATCATGGCCGCCATCAAGGCCGGCAAGTTCGAATCCAAGGATCCGTACGGCATTCCGGTGATCAGCATGAAGGATGCCCTTCACACCCAGGTCCAGCTCGGCCTTGGCCCGCTGCACACCCAGTACGACAGCAAACCCTGTATTGCCTACACCTCCCTTTATGTCGACTCACAAGTCGTCAAGTGGAACTATTGTGAAGGCAAGGTTCTCGACAAGATCTCCGTGCACTACAACATCGGTCACCTGATGACCATGGAAGGTGACTCGGCCGATCCGAAGGGGCATTACCTGGTTGCGCTGAACAAGCTGTCCATCGACCGCTTCACACCGGTTGGTCCACTGCACCCGCAGAACCACCAGCTGATTGACATCAGCAATGACAAGATGCAACTCCTGTACGACATGCCCGTTCCGTTGGGCGAGCCGCACTATGTTGTTGCCATCGAAGCATCGAAGCTGAAGCCGGGCGTTCGCTACAAGGTCGGCACCAACAGCCGTACCGACAAGCCTAGTCCGTTTGGCGTCCGCGCCGGTGAGGAGCACACCGACAAGAAGGGCAACAAGATCGAGGTCTTCGGCACCCTGATCCGTTCGCACATCACGCCGGAAACCATCGAAGCCGATGTCGGTGACGAAGTGACCATCCACCTGACCAACCTGGAACGTGCCCAGGACGAAACCCACGGCTTCACGGTTTCGACCTTCAATACCCACGCATCGGTCGAGCCGGGCAAGACGGTGACCGTCAAGTTCAAGGCTGACAAGGAAGGTGTGTATCCGTACTACTGCACGGAATTCTGTTCCGCGCTACACCTCGAAATGCAGGGCTATCTGCTGGTCAAACCGAAGGGTTGGAAGCCTAGCAAGACAACCGAAGCCAAGGCCAGCTACACCGAAACAGACTATAAGGCGACAGTGAAGAAGGTTGCTGATACCCAGGCAGTTATCGATTCCGTTGTGGGCTACATCACCAGTGTTAACTTCAAGGACTTTCCTGATGTGGTCAACATGGTCGACGACGCAACCGACCAGCTGAGCAAAATCAAGGAAGCCAAGGGCAAGGCCGAAGCTGCTGCAGCCAAGAAGGATTGGGACCAAGCCAATCTTTGGGAAGAGCAGATTTGGCAATACCAGGTCAAGGCAGCCGATATTGGTCTGCGTGCCAAGACCTACCTTGAGCAGAACGGCGCCAAGAAGGTCAAGTAA
- a CDS encoding cytochrome c: protein MKYVMTLITAAFVAAPVFAAPDGATLFQEKTCWSCHGKDAKKTLSPAFPKLAGQNAAYAEQQMKDIKSGARNNGQTAAMKGVMGLVSDEEIKALADYLSKLK from the coding sequence ATGAAATATGTAATGACTTTGATCACCGCAGCCTTTGTCGCTGCTCCCGTATTTGCCGCTCCGGACGGCGCCACGCTCTTCCAGGAAAAGACCTGCTGGTCATGCCATGGCAAGGATGCCAAGAAAACCCTGTCACCCGCCTTTCCGAAACTTGCCGGGCAAAATGCCGCTTATGCCGAACAGCAAATGAAGGACATCAAGAGTGGTGCCCGTAATAACGGCCAGACCGCTGCAATGAAGGGGGTCATGGGGCTCGTAAGCGATGAGGAAATCAAGGCACTTGCGGACTATCTATCCAAGCTCAAATAA
- a CDS encoding c-type cytochrome, translated as MKASVLLIGLLSAGVVFAGPPAPHKEGIESKNYKWNAEGGEKMEALTKKGNVKNGEEVYEICGACHLPSGAGRPDGTFPQLAGQHSTVLIKQMADIRSGERDNPTMYPFASTLVDPQELADASAYIQSLCIPLEHGKYEGADAAMQVAAGKTLYEKECLECHGKTGEGNKEKFYPVIAGQHYKYLLRQMTDIRDGKRRNANPDMVKIIKKYDNQQLIAISAYQSSMVMPGAMCKPKAAKKK; from the coding sequence ATGAAAGCATCAGTTCTGCTGATCGGCCTGCTCAGCGCAGGCGTCGTCTTTGCCGGCCCGCCGGCACCGCACAAGGAAGGCATCGAGAGCAAAAATTACAAATGGAACGCCGAGGGCGGCGAAAAGATGGAAGCGTTGACCAAGAAGGGCAACGTCAAGAATGGCGAAGAGGTTTATGAAATCTGTGGCGCATGCCACCTGCCCTCCGGCGCAGGTCGCCCGGACGGTACCTTCCCACAACTGGCTGGGCAACATTCGACCGTGCTTATCAAACAAATGGCTGATATCCGCTCCGGCGAGCGCGACAATCCGACCATGTATCCGTTTGCATCGACCTTGGTCGATCCACAGGAACTGGCAGATGCCTCAGCCTACATCCAAAGCCTTTGCATTCCGCTGGAACACGGCAAGTATGAAGGTGCCGATGCCGCCATGCAGGTTGCCGCAGGCAAAACCCTGTATGAGAAAGAATGTCTCGAGTGCCATGGAAAAACTGGCGAGGGCAACAAGGAAAAGTTCTACCCGGTGATCGCCGGGCAGCACTATAAGTACCTGCTGCGCCAGATGACCGACATTCGCGATGGCAAGCGCCGCAATGCGAATCCGGACATGGTCAAGATCATCAAGAAATATGACAACCAGCAATTGATTGCGATTTCTGCTTATCAATCGAGCATGGTCATGCCGGGAGCCATGTGCAAGCCGAAGGCAGCAAAGAAGAAATAA
- the nosD gene encoding nitrous oxide reductase family maturation protein NosD, which produces MIRLKHLAKASLVTALLLVLSTGNTEQQSDVPAGMGARADVDRPKPTFMLHERDKRVHGLKPFQDLVDRAESGSVLKPPPGNYAGPVTINKPLTIDGGGQVTIDAGDRGTVMILNTSNAVVRGVHLTGSGDSHDTDDSCLDVRGDHNTLENIEMDNCLFGLDLKQSNNNVIRGNSIRSKDRELGVRGDGLRLWYSNDNLIENNRIIDSRDMVAWYSNKNTFRHNLGRRSRYSIHFMFANDNVVENNEFYDNAVGVYFMYTEGGVVRDNVISHATGATGMGIGFKESSGTIIENNEIIYCGVGIGSDLSPFQPDSTIEIRGNRFAYNGVGILFNSETGGNHMLDNVFEGNLTQVAYGGHGDNNNSPKNVWSGNYWDDYQGFDRNGDGIGDKTHELYAYADQIWMEMPVARFFRSSPVMELLDFLERLAPFSTPDLILRDEKPRFIKPERMARS; this is translated from the coding sequence GTGATCCGCCTCAAGCATCTGGCCAAGGCCAGCCTCGTCACCGCGCTGCTTCTGGTGCTTTCAACCGGAAACACGGAGCAGCAATCAGACGTGCCGGCAGGCATGGGGGCTCGTGCCGATGTAGACCGCCCCAAGCCAACCTTCATGTTGCACGAGCGCGACAAGCGGGTACACGGCCTGAAACCATTTCAGGATCTGGTGGATCGCGCCGAATCCGGTTCGGTACTCAAGCCGCCGCCAGGCAATTACGCCGGGCCGGTCACCATCAACAAGCCACTGACTATCGATGGTGGCGGCCAAGTCACCATCGACGCCGGCGATAGAGGCACGGTGATGATTTTGAATACGAGCAATGCAGTGGTGCGCGGAGTGCACCTGACCGGTTCCGGCGACTCGCATGACACGGACGACTCCTGCCTCGACGTTCGCGGAGACCACAACACGCTCGAAAATATCGAGATGGACAACTGCCTGTTCGGCCTCGACCTCAAACAATCAAACAATAATGTGATTCGCGGCAACAGCATCCGCTCCAAGGATCGCGAACTCGGGGTTCGTGGTGATGGTCTGCGTCTTTGGTACAGCAACGACAATCTGATCGAGAACAATCGGATTATCGATTCACGAGACATGGTGGCCTGGTACTCGAACAAGAATACCTTCCGCCATAATCTGGGTCGGCGGAGTCGCTACTCGATCCACTTCATGTTCGCCAATGACAATGTGGTCGAGAACAACGAATTCTACGACAACGCGGTCGGCGTCTATTTCATGTACACCGAAGGCGGGGTTGTCCGCGACAACGTCATCTCGCACGCCACCGGTGCTACTGGTATGGGCATCGGTTTCAAGGAGTCTTCAGGCACGATCATTGAAAACAACGAGATCATTTATTGCGGTGTCGGCATCGGCTCCGACCTCTCGCCATTTCAGCCTGACAGCACCATCGAAATCCGCGGCAACCGCTTCGCGTATAACGGTGTCGGCATCCTGTTCAACAGCGAAACCGGTGGCAACCACATGCTCGATAATGTATTCGAGGGCAATCTGACTCAGGTGGCCTACGGCGGACATGGCGACAACAACAATAGCCCGAAGAATGTCTGGAGCGGAAACTACTGGGACGACTACCAGGGGTTCGACCGCAATGGCGACGGGATTGGCGACAAGACTCACGAGCTTTACGCCTATGCCGACCAGATCTGGATGGAAATGCCGGTGGCCCGCTTTTTCCGTAGTTCGCCGGTCATGGAACTCCTTGATTTTCTTGAACGCCTTGCCCCCTTCTCCACACCGGACCTGATCCTGCGCGATGAAAAGCCGCGCTTCATCAAACCTGAAAGAATGGCACGATCATGA